The following proteins are encoded in a genomic region of Mycolicibacterium rutilum:
- the urtD gene encoding urea ABC transporter ATP-binding protein UrtD codes for MSTSKEPAVGGNAGMGAEYLEVRGLTVDFDGFKAVSDVDLTLFQGDLRFLIGPNGAGKTTVIDAITGLVNATGSVNKSGVELLGKKVHQIARLGVGRTFQTASVFEQLTVLQNLDIAAGAGRSAWTLLRRRKGVLPAIEEALETIGLTELADKPAGVLAHGQKQWLEIGMLLVQNADVLLLDEPVAGMSHEEREETGNLLRRIGGQRTVVVVEHDMDFMRAFATSVTVLARGQVIAEGSVAEVQANPKVQEVYLGTAAAGAAGVPEELIEENA; via the coding sequence ATGAGCACGTCCAAGGAACCCGCCGTCGGCGGCAACGCCGGCATGGGCGCCGAGTACCTCGAAGTGCGCGGTCTCACCGTCGATTTCGACGGGTTCAAGGCCGTCAGCGACGTCGACCTGACCCTGTTCCAGGGTGATCTGCGGTTTTTGATCGGACCCAACGGCGCCGGCAAGACCACCGTCATCGACGCGATCACCGGCCTGGTCAACGCCACCGGCTCGGTCAACAAGTCCGGCGTCGAACTGCTCGGCAAGAAGGTGCACCAGATCGCGCGCCTCGGTGTGGGGCGCACGTTCCAGACGGCCAGCGTCTTCGAACAGCTGACCGTGCTGCAGAACCTCGACATCGCGGCGGGCGCCGGACGGTCGGCGTGGACCCTGCTGCGCCGCCGCAAGGGGGTGCTGCCCGCGATCGAGGAGGCTCTCGAGACGATCGGGCTGACCGAGCTGGCGGACAAGCCCGCCGGTGTGCTCGCCCACGGCCAGAAGCAGTGGCTGGAGATCGGCATGCTGCTCGTGCAGAACGCCGACGTGCTGCTGCTCGACGAACCGGTCGCCGGCATGAGCCACGAGGAACGCGAAGAGACCGGAAACCTGCTGCGGCGCATCGGTGGTCAGCGCACCGTCGTCGTCGTCGAACACGACATGGATTTCATGCGCGCGTTCGCGACGTCGGTGACGGTGCTCGCGCGCGGGCAGGTCATCGCCGAGGGTTCGGTCGCCGAAGTGCAGGCCAACCCGAAGGTGCAGGAGGTGTATCTGGGGACGGCGGCCGCCGGCGCCGCGGGTGTGCCCGAGGAACTGATCGAGGAGAACGCCTGA
- the urtE gene encoding urea ABC transporter ATP-binding subunit UrtE — protein MLTLADVRCGYGRSEVIHGVSIEVPSDGVAAVMGHNGAGKTTLLRAAVGLLKCSAGQVIFDGEDITKLRPSARVARGLAYVPQGQQSFGQLTTMENLQVVADGRKNGKQLIDEQLDLFPALKELLTRRAGLLSGGQRQQLAIARALITTPKCLILDEPTEGIQPSVVAEIEAAITDLTKRGGLGVLLVEQHIGFALESSQQYYILEAGRVTSSGTGGSASEADVRAAMAI, from the coding sequence ATGCTCACCCTTGCCGACGTGCGTTGCGGCTACGGCCGGTCCGAGGTGATCCACGGGGTCAGCATCGAGGTGCCGTCCGACGGGGTAGCCGCGGTGATGGGCCACAACGGCGCGGGCAAGACCACGCTGCTGCGGGCGGCGGTCGGGCTGCTCAAATGCTCTGCCGGACAGGTGATCTTCGACGGCGAGGACATCACGAAGCTGCGGCCCAGCGCCCGGGTGGCGCGCGGCCTGGCCTATGTGCCGCAGGGCCAGCAGTCGTTCGGCCAGTTGACCACGATGGAGAATTTGCAGGTCGTGGCCGACGGCCGGAAGAACGGCAAGCAGCTCATCGACGAGCAACTCGATTTGTTCCCCGCTCTGAAGGAGCTGCTGACGCGGCGCGCCGGTCTGCTCTCCGGTGGCCAGCGCCAGCAGTTGGCGATCGCCCGCGCGCTGATCACCACGCCGAAGTGTCTGATCCTCGACGAACCCACCGAGGGCATCCAGCCGTCGGTGGTCGCCGAGATCGAGGCGGCGATCACCGACCTGACCAAGCGCGGCGGTCTCGGCGTGCTGCTGGTCGAGCAGCACATCGGGTTCGCGCTCGAGTCGTCGCAGCAGTACTACATCCTGGAGGCCGGGCGCGTGACCTCCAGCGGTACCGGCGGCTCAGCCTCCGAGGCCGACGTACGCGCCGCCATGGCCATCTGA
- a CDS encoding MBL fold metallo-hydrolase: MTTGPAGCACGHHDDGLSRRTMLAASVSAVLGGVALSASAPGSAAPQAPHEHPTDALITLGVQAGPPPVPGRTGISSTLKVGGDLYQIDCGLGSLNAFTNAGLRFDSLKAMFITHLHTDHIVDYFSFFASGGYTAAKGKAPVNVYGPGPAGGLPPSRVGNPHPPTIDAPAATPGLAATTAALQQAFAYTNNIFIRDMGIDDIQRLANVVEIAVPPGSDYLNRAPRIDPFPVMRDDNVAVTATLVSHYDVYPAFAFRFDLIRSGVSVTFSGDTTKSDNLIVLAKDTDVLVHEAQFSLDDAYYGNRFPPGYLVASHTSAEQVGEVAAAANAEHVVLSHYSPTDLPEAEWLSAVGKHFAGRVTVAHDGQVFGL, translated from the coding sequence ATGACGACCGGACCCGCCGGATGTGCCTGCGGGCATCACGACGACGGGTTGTCCCGGCGAACGATGCTCGCCGCGTCGGTGTCGGCCGTCCTCGGCGGTGTGGCGTTGAGTGCGTCGGCTCCCGGATCGGCAGCGCCGCAAGCGCCTCACGAGCACCCGACCGACGCGCTGATCACCCTCGGCGTGCAGGCCGGCCCTCCCCCGGTGCCCGGACGGACCGGCATCTCGTCGACGCTCAAGGTCGGCGGCGATCTCTACCAGATCGACTGCGGCCTGGGCTCATTGAACGCCTTCACCAATGCGGGGCTGCGGTTCGACTCCTTGAAGGCCATGTTCATCACCCACCTGCACACCGACCACATCGTGGACTACTTCAGCTTCTTCGCCTCAGGCGGCTACACGGCGGCCAAAGGCAAAGCGCCGGTGAACGTCTACGGCCCCGGTCCCGCCGGCGGGCTGCCACCGAGCCGCGTCGGCAACCCGCATCCACCGACCATCGACGCCCCGGCCGCGACGCCCGGCCTGGCGGCCACCACCGCGGCGCTGCAGCAGGCGTTCGCCTACACCAACAACATCTTCATCCGCGACATGGGCATCGACGACATCCAGCGCCTGGCCAACGTCGTCGAGATCGCCGTGCCCCCGGGTTCCGACTACCTCAACAGGGCACCGCGGATCGACCCATTCCCGGTGATGCGCGACGACAACGTCGCCGTCACCGCGACGCTGGTCTCACACTACGACGTGTACCCGGCGTTCGCGTTCCGATTCGATCTGATCAGATCCGGTGTGTCGGTGACGTTTTCCGGTGACACGACGAAATCGGACAACCTCATCGTGTTGGCCAAGGACACCGACGTCCTGGTGCACGAGGCGCAGTTCAGCCTGGACGACGCCTACTACGGAAACCGGTTCCCCCCTGGCTACCTGGTCGCTTCACACACCTCCGCCGAACAGGTCGGCGAGGTGGCCGCCGCGGCCAACGCCGAACACGTTGTGCTGAGCCACTACTCACCCACCGACCTACCCGAAGCGGAATGGTTAAGTGCGGTCGGCAAGCACTTCGCCGGCCGCGTCACGGTCGCCCACGACGGACAGGTGTTCGGGCTGTGA
- a CDS encoding amidohydrolase family protein: MSLIALEEHYAWDPASTGNVVATWLREHNELGYQRLYDRGDLRLEQMDPAGIDFQILSLFDPGVQDETDVGRAVELARRANDDLAETVRRTPDRFGGFATLATQDPAAAATELRRAVTDLGLVGALINGHCQGRYLDDPAYSDLFATAEDLGVPIYLHPTTPHPAVMDAWFAPYVDDGLHLASWGFAAETGTHVLRLIYSGLFDRFPRLQMIIGHLGEMLPFAAYRVDRYYGLGGSGSGTRVKRRPSEYLRANFHVTTSGNFCAPAFACTLEVMGADRVMFSVDYPMDDNATGAQFLRDYPMDDATRRKVSSGNAVELFGDRLPAHLRG, from the coding sequence ATGTCGCTGATCGCGCTCGAGGAGCACTACGCCTGGGACCCGGCGAGCACGGGCAATGTCGTGGCGACGTGGCTCCGGGAGCATAACGAGCTCGGGTATCAGCGGCTGTACGACCGAGGTGATCTGCGGCTGGAACAGATGGATCCGGCGGGCATCGACTTTCAGATCCTGTCGCTGTTCGACCCCGGCGTGCAGGACGAGACCGACGTCGGCCGTGCCGTCGAGCTGGCCCGCCGCGCCAACGACGATCTCGCCGAGACGGTGCGCCGCACCCCGGACCGCTTCGGCGGTTTCGCCACGCTGGCCACCCAGGATCCCGCCGCCGCGGCCACCGAATTGCGCCGGGCGGTAACCGATCTCGGGTTGGTCGGTGCACTGATCAACGGCCACTGTCAGGGCCGCTACCTCGACGACCCGGCCTACTCCGACCTGTTCGCCACCGCCGAAGACCTCGGCGTGCCGATCTACCTGCACCCCACCACCCCGCATCCGGCGGTGATGGACGCCTGGTTCGCGCCCTACGTCGACGACGGCCTGCACCTGGCGTCGTGGGGCTTCGCCGCCGAAACCGGCACGCACGTGCTGCGGCTGATCTATTCGGGGCTGTTCGACCGGTTCCCGCGCCTGCAGATGATCATCGGCCATCTCGGCGAGATGCTGCCGTTCGCGGCCTACCGCGTCGACCGGTATTACGGGCTGGGGGGATCCGGCTCGGGCACCCGGGTTAAACGCCGTCCCTCGGAGTATCTGCGCGCCAACTTCCACGTCACCACCAGCGGGAACTTCTGCGCCCCGGCGTTCGCGTGCACCCTGGAGGTGATGGGTGCCGACCGGGTGATGTTCTCCGTGGACTATCCGATGGACGACAACGCGACCGGCGCACAGTTCCTGCGCGACTATCCGATGGACGACGCCACCCGCCGAAAGGTCAGCTCCGGCAACGCCGTCGAGCTGTTCGGTGACCGCCTACCGGCTCACCTGCGGGGCTGA